The genomic interval GAACGATAAAATACTATACCGCTATCCACCTCCAAAGGTTCAAGCTCCATTTTTACAGGCACACCTTTATGTAAGCCAATCCCTACAAGCTCAACTTTATTTTTAATGGTCTTTTGCTTCATACTAAATCCTTTACGCATATATCATCGTCTTTTTTAAAAATTATTTTGAATAATGCACTGCTTTGGTTAATCTTATGTAAAAAATGTTCATCAAGAAGTGCATCTTGAAATAAAATTGCAGGAGCAAGAATCTTGGTGCAGATAATATAATCGCCTTGAGATTCTATACTGCCACTACACTCACTTAGCAAAAGCAAATTTCCTTCCGCAATAATCCGAGCGCCGCTATTGACTTGAGATTGCACTACAATATCGCCATTATGATAAATTTCCTCACCACTGCGGACAACCTTCTGAACAAAAAGTGTGCGGGAAGAAGTATGCGCAGTTTGCACATCAGAAAAACTAGGTTGAGCGGGTATGTCAGAATCTTTACGCGTGAGATAAATGTGCGCCATATCACTTAAATGAGCAAAACTTAAATTATGCTCTTGTAAGAATGCTTGGAGCTGTGGGTCAATCTCATCTCTAAAGCCAAGTGTATGACGTTGCAAAAGAGGGAGGTGTTTTGTAATAAAATCAATATATTCCTGTATGCTCCCTCCTGCTTCAAATTCAAACAATCGTAAGGTATGTTGCCGAGTTTTAATCATACTGCCTAACTTCTTAATGCGCTGAATGTTTTGCCTGATAATATGCTCGTGTTTTAGCTAAAACACTAATAATATTATCATCAACCCACTTTTGGTCTAACCACTCACTTAAACGAACAAAATGCCCTTGCACTAAAATACTAAAATGCAAATGGTCTCCAAATGCCCAACCTGTCATACCTGTGTTGCCAATCTGTTGCCCTACATTTACCTCATCACTCACATCAACGTGGCTATCTGACATATGTGAATAAAGTGATGAAACACCAAATCCGTGATAAATTAAAAGCGTATCGCCATAAAGCCCAAGACGACTTTTAAGCAATACAACACCTTTATTGCTTGCGATAATGGGAGCATTTTTGACACTTGCTACATCAATACCTAAATGAATAGCTTCACTAATTTTGTTTTTATTGAGATAATAAGTGCGATAATCCCCAAAACTCCCTACGAGTTTTGAACCCTTAAGTGGCACAAAGGCTCGAAAAGATTCATCAATGTAGCCATCATCTGAAATCAAATCATTACAAGCTTTTAAGATTCTATTTTCATCTTCCTTGCGTATATCCTCATTAAAAAACACAAACCGCTCAACATCATCATTAAAATCCCTATGGAGTTTTTTATCAATGCGTCCAAGAAGTTCGTTTAACTTACCCTGAAGGAAGCTTTCTTCTATTCTGATATTAGAATGATAATAAGCAACATTAATATTACGCATAAGAGTAATGTTTTGTTTTGTAATATTGCCTGCTTTGTCTGTGGCAATAATTTGAGCATTAAAAAATTTATTTTTTAGAGGCCACGCAATAATCCCTACATAAATATCATTATCAAGATATTTAAAAAGCTTAAAATCATCAGTGCCATTATTAATATGCACATCTTGTAATGCCATATCCTTGATTTCAAATGCTACAATCGCACTCCCTCCACGGGCAATTTGATACGATGATGCAATAGGTATGACACTGGGAGGAGTCGTATCTACCACGAGATTGAGCTCAACTTTGGCAGTATTGCCACTAAAAAAATGTGAATTACTCCAATCTGTTACAGCAATTTTATATTGAAGCGTTGCCCCATTTTTAAGCAAAGTGGAAGGCTTTGGCAAAGAAATTTTGATAGATTTTGGTTTGTTTAAAATAATTTCTTTCTCATCACTCAAAATCTCCCCATCAAATATCACTTGCACCCGATAATGCCTAATGCCACTTTCATCATCAAATTTCACCACCATCTCATCTTGAAGATTCCAATGCGTTGGAAGATCTTGTCCTTGCATATTCAAACGTGGCTCTTGTGTTTCAAAGATGATAGAAGTAAAGGCGATAATCCCCACAATAACAAGTGTCATAATACCTAAACTTGCCAATATTAACCGCTTATTACCCATACTCGTGCCTTTTTTGGATTAATTAAAGAATATAAGGTTTTATTATATCATAAAGTCTTATATTTGACGCTCTTTAGCTACTTTCTCCCCTGCAATTTCAAGAATCTTACTCATTTTTTTCTTACCTTCACGCTCTTCAAGATATGCTACCTCACTTAACACCTGTCCTACCGCAGCAAAAAGGTCGTGAGGTATAACTTGATTTAAATCCAACTGCCGATAAAGTTCGCGTGCAAGCGGTGGATTCTCAATGATTTTAATATCATATTCCCTTGCTATACTTTTAATTCGTATAGCAAGCTCATCAATGCCTTTTGCCACTAATATCGGAGGCATACCTTGAGCAATCTCTTTTTCACTATAACGCAATGCCACAGCATAATGTGTAGGGTTAGTAATAACAACTGAGGCAGAGGGAATTTCTTGCATCATACGATTACTTGCAATTTTTTGTTGCATTTGACGAATCTTAGCCTTCACCTCCGGGCTTTGTTCATATTGCTTGTATTCATCTTTGACTTCTTTAATGCTCATTTTGAGACTTTTAATGTATTGATAACGTTTAATGAGATAATCACTTACTGCCATAATAAAAAACAAAATTAATAACACTCCAATAAGAATAAGTGCCTTTTGTCTAAACCACATAATTTGTCCATACAATCCACTCATAGACACACTAGGAAGCTCATTAAAAAAACTTACAAACACAGCAAACCCGACAATAAAAGCTACAAATACCTTTAATGTAATCATAAAGCCATCAAGAATCTTTTTAAGAGAAATAACATTTTTAATGCCCGTTATAGGGTTAATTTTAGATATTTTAGGTTTAATAGCCTTAGGCGATAGAAGTAACCCAAATTGTGCAATATTTGCAATAACCCCCGTAATCATCAACACAAGAAAAAGTGGTGCGAGCATAAAAAAAACTTCAAGTCCAATACTTAGCATTAGATTACCCAATAAACGCCTATCTACATCAAGTATAATAAGCTTATTAATATGGTGAAAGATTCTTTGAGCGCATTCAATCCAAAAAGGTATGAGCAAAAACATCAAACCTAACCCTACAAGCAAAATAAAAAAACCAGCAAGTTCAGGGCTTTTACTGACATTGCCCTCTTCACGAGCCTTTTGAATCTTATGCGCCGATGGGGCTTGGGTTTTTTCTTCATCAGCCATAATTTATTCCATATTCTCATAAAGTTTTAAGGCATTATAATAATCGTCCATTGTATTGATATTAAAGCATTCCTTTTCTGTTGCAAGGACACTTTGATGTGGGTGAGATTCTATAATGCGGTGCAGAGCATAACTTTTAGACTTATATGCCCATATAAGTGCATCAAGCATAGATTTGTGCCATTTAGAAATAAGATAATGCGCCTTATCGGCACTTTGTGCGTAAGTAATAGGTGCATTTGAATCTGCGAGTTGTCGCAAAGTCTCTCCACGCACAAAAGGCGTATCCACACTAACAAAGAGTATTTCTTGGGTTTTAAGCTTCTCAAAGGCATTTATCATTCCGATGATGGGTGCATAAATGCGACTTCTTTCAATCAAAAATGGCGCATCAAAGGTGAATTTCTTTTTATCTTTGGTGCTAATATATACTTTTTCACATATTTTGCTTAAGTGCGTAAATACCCACTGGCTTAGATTTTCCTTCCCAAAAGCGACTTGCGTTTTATCCTCTCCTAAACGCGAACTTTTACCCCCAGCTAAAATCACGCACGGAATCATTATTTTTTGCATAAAAACCTTTCATTTTTGGTGGGCATTATATCTTATTTTGTATAATCCTAAATACTTGGGT from Helicobacter hepaticus ATCC 51449 carries:
- the minC gene encoding septum site-determining protein MinC → MIKTRQHTLRLFEFEAGGSIQEYIDFITKHLPLLQRHTLGFRDEIDPQLQAFLQEHNLSFAHLSDMAHIYLTRKDSDIPAQPSFSDVQTAHTSSRTLFVQKVVRSGEEIYHNGDIVVQSQVNSGARIIAEGNLLLLSECSGSIESQGDYIICTKILAPAILFQDALLDEHFLHKINQSSALFKIIFKKDDDICVKDLV
- the mobA gene encoding molybdenum cofactor guanylyltransferase MobA, with the protein product MQKIMIPCVILAGGKSSRLGEDKTQVAFGKENLSQWVFTHLSKICEKVYISTKDKKKFTFDAPFLIERSRIYAPIIGMINAFEKLKTQEILFVSVDTPFVRGETLRQLADSNAPITYAQSADKAHYLISKWHKSMLDALIWAYKSKSYALHRIIESHPHQSVLATEKECFNINTMDDYYNALKLYENME
- a CDS encoding M23 family metallopeptidase, with amino-acid sequence MGNKRLILASLGIMTLVIVGIIAFTSIIFETQEPRLNMQGQDLPTHWNLQDEMVVKFDDESGIRHYRVQVIFDGEILSDEKEIILNKPKSIKISLPKPSTLLKNGATLQYKIAVTDWSNSHFFSGNTAKVELNLVVDTTPPSVIPIASSYQIARGGSAIVAFEIKDMALQDVHINNGTDDFKLFKYLDNDIYVGIIAWPLKNKFFNAQIIATDKAGNITKQNITLMRNINVAYYHSNIRIEESFLQGKLNELLGRIDKKLHRDFNDDVERFVFFNEDIRKEDENRILKACNDLISDDGYIDESFRAFVPLKGSKLVGSFGDYRTYYLNKNKISEAIHLGIDVASVKNAPIIASNKGVVLLKSRLGLYGDTLLIYHGFGVSSLYSHMSDSHVDVSDEVNVGQQIGNTGMTGWAFGDHLHFSILVQGHFVRLSEWLDQKWVDDNIISVLAKTRAYYQAKHSAH
- the flhB gene encoding flagellar biosynthesis protein FlhB, whose product is MADEEKTQAPSAHKIQKAREEGNVSKSPELAGFFILLVGLGLMFLLIPFWIECAQRIFHHINKLIILDVDRRLLGNLMLSIGLEVFFMLAPLFLVLMITGVIANIAQFGLLLSPKAIKPKISKINPITGIKNVISLKKILDGFMITLKVFVAFIVGFAVFVSFFNELPSVSMSGLYGQIMWFRQKALILIGVLLILFFIMAVSDYLIKRYQYIKSLKMSIKEVKDEYKQYEQSPEVKAKIRQMQQKIASNRMMQEIPSASVVITNPTHYAVALRYSEKEIAQGMPPILVAKGIDELAIRIKSIAREYDIKIIENPPLARELYRQLDLNQVIPHDLFAAVGQVLSEVAYLEEREGKKKMSKILEIAGEKVAKERQI